From Halomicrobium salinisoli, the proteins below share one genomic window:
- the ilvN gene encoding acetolactate synthase small subunit, translating into MPGPAPDERMRPEGRRNEQGIRVDPEAEATHEPREAVLAALVKHEPGVLAEVSGLFSRRQFNIESLTVGATMDDDVARMTIVIEEPDPGVEQAKKQLEKLVPTISVRELEPASTNRELALIKVDGEKPDDVNAVAEMYDGTAVDVSADSITVEVTGSQQKIDAAIDAFRQFDVQEVARGGTVALERGADTLQDDD; encoded by the coding sequence ATGCCCGGACCGGCCCCGGACGAGCGGATGCGCCCGGAGGGCCGGCGCAACGAGCAAGGTATTCGCGTCGATCCGGAGGCAGAGGCCACCCACGAGCCGCGCGAGGCGGTGCTGGCGGCGCTGGTGAAACACGAGCCCGGCGTGCTCGCCGAGGTGTCGGGCCTGTTCAGCCGGCGGCAGTTCAACATCGAGAGCCTGACCGTCGGCGCGACGATGGACGACGACGTCGCGCGGATGACCATCGTCATCGAGGAGCCCGACCCCGGCGTCGAGCAGGCCAAGAAGCAACTCGAGAAGCTCGTGCCGACCATCTCGGTCCGCGAGCTGGAGCCGGCGTCGACCAACCGGGAGCTGGCGCTGATCAAGGTCGACGGCGAGAAGCCCGACGACGTCAACGCCGTCGCGGAGATGTACGACGGCACCGCGGTCGACGTCAGCGCCGACTCGATCACCGTCGAGGTGACCGGCAGCCAGCAGAAGATCGACGCCGCCATCGACGCCTTCCGGCAGTTCGACGTCCAGGAAGTCGCCCGGGGCGGAACCGTAGCACTTGAAAGAGGGGCAGACACACTGCAAGACGATGACTGA
- the leuC gene encoding 3-isopropylmalate dehydratase large subunit → MSENTLYDKVWDRHKVTTLPNGQDQLFVGLHLIHEVTSPQAFGMLQERDLEVARPDLTLATVDHIVPTADQSRPYGDDAAENMMSELEANVRDAGIDFLDPTTGDQGIVHVVGPEQGLTQPGKTIVCGDSHTSTHGAFGALAFGIGTSQIRDVLATQTIAMEKQKVRKIQVDGELEEGVEAKDIILEIIRRLGTEGGVGYVYEYAGEAIENLDMEGRMSICNMSIEGGARAGYVNPDETTYEWLKETDYFQDNPERFEELKPYWESIRSDEDAEYDDVVHIDASELDPVVTWGTTPGQGIGIDDPIPAPEDLPDDKQDTARRAQEHMRVAPGDTMNGYDIDVAFLGSCTNARLPDLRRAARIVTGREVHDDVRAMVVPGSQRVQKRAEEEGLKDVFEEAGFEWRNAGCSMCLGMNEDQLEGDEACASSSNRNFIGRQGSKDGRTVLMNPRMVAAAAIEGEVTDVRDLPEAEVTA, encoded by the coding sequence ATGAGCGAGAACACGCTGTACGACAAGGTCTGGGACCGACACAAGGTGACGACGCTGCCCAACGGACAGGACCAGCTGTTCGTCGGGCTCCACCTCATCCACGAGGTCACGAGCCCGCAGGCGTTCGGGATGCTCCAGGAGCGGGACCTGGAGGTCGCCCGGCCCGACCTGACGCTGGCCACGGTCGACCACATCGTCCCGACGGCCGACCAGTCCCGGCCCTACGGCGACGACGCGGCCGAGAACATGATGTCGGAGCTCGAGGCGAACGTCCGCGACGCGGGGATCGACTTCCTCGATCCGACCACCGGCGACCAGGGCATCGTCCACGTCGTCGGGCCGGAGCAGGGGCTGACCCAGCCCGGCAAGACTATCGTCTGCGGCGACAGCCACACGTCGACCCACGGCGCCTTCGGCGCGCTGGCCTTCGGCATCGGGACCAGCCAGATCCGCGACGTGCTGGCGACCCAGACCATCGCGATGGAGAAGCAGAAGGTTCGGAAGATCCAGGTCGACGGCGAACTGGAGGAGGGCGTCGAGGCCAAGGACATCATCCTCGAGATCATCCGCCGGCTGGGCACCGAGGGCGGCGTCGGCTACGTCTACGAGTACGCCGGCGAGGCCATCGAGAACCTCGACATGGAGGGGCGGATGTCCATCTGCAACATGTCCATCGAGGGCGGCGCCCGCGCGGGCTACGTCAACCCCGACGAGACCACCTACGAGTGGCTGAAGGAGACGGACTACTTCCAGGACAACCCCGAGCGCTTCGAGGAGCTGAAGCCCTACTGGGAGTCGATCCGCTCCGACGAGGACGCGGAGTACGACGACGTCGTCCACATCGACGCGAGCGAGCTGGACCCCGTCGTCACGTGGGGCACCACGCCCGGCCAGGGCATCGGCATCGACGACCCGATCCCCGCGCCGGAGGACCTGCCCGATGACAAGCAGGACACCGCCCGCCGCGCCCAGGAGCACATGCGCGTCGCGCCCGGCGACACGATGAACGGCTACGACATCGACGTCGCCTTCCTGGGCTCCTGTACGAACGCCCGCCTGCCCGACCTGCGCCGCGCGGCGCGGATCGTCACGGGCCGCGAGGTCCACGACGACGTCCGCGCGATGGTCGTCCCCGGCAGCCAGCGCGTCCAGAAGCGCGCCGAGGAGGAGGGCCTGAAGGACGTCTTCGAGGAGGCCGGCTTCGAGTGGCGCAACGCCGGCTGCTCGATGTGTCTCGGCATGAACGAGGACCAGCTGGAGGGCGACGAGGCCTGCGCGTCTTCCTCGAACCGCAACTTCATCGGCCGCCAGGGGAGCAAGGACGGCCGCACCGTCCTGATGAACCCGCGGATGGTCGCCGCCGCGGCCATCGAGGGCGAGGTCACCGACGTGCGTGACCTGCCGGAAGCGGAGGTGACGGCGTGA
- the leuD gene encoding 3-isopropylmalate dehydratase small subunit has protein sequence MSDATEEIPSVDYVEGSGVPIRGNDIDTDQIIPARFMKVVTFDGLGEFAFFDLRFDDEDNEKDHPFNEERFQDANVMVVNANFGCGSSREHAPQALMRWGIDAIIGESFAEIFAGNCLALGIPTLTADHETITDLQEWVDEHPDGDIEVDVEAETVTYGGQTIDVEVDDAQRQALVEGIWDTTALMKANQNAIDETVDGLPYVDG, from the coding sequence ATGAGCGACGCCACCGAGGAGATCCCCTCCGTCGACTACGTCGAGGGCTCCGGCGTCCCCATCCGCGGCAACGATATCGACACCGACCAGATCATCCCGGCGCGGTTCATGAAGGTCGTCACCTTCGACGGCCTGGGCGAGTTCGCCTTCTTCGACCTGCGCTTCGACGACGAGGACAACGAGAAGGACCACCCGTTCAACGAGGAGCGGTTCCAGGACGCGAACGTGATGGTGGTCAACGCGAACTTCGGCTGCGGGTCCTCGCGCGAACACGCGCCCCAGGCGTTGATGCGCTGGGGGATCGACGCCATCATCGGGGAGTCCTTCGCCGAGATCTTCGCCGGCAACTGCCTGGCGCTTGGCATCCCGACCCTGACGGCCGACCACGAGACGATCACGGACCTGCAGGAGTGGGTCGACGAGCACCCCGACGGCGACATCGAGGTCGACGTCGAGGCCGAGACCGTCACCTACGGCGGTCAGACGATCGACGTCGAGGTCGACGACGCGCAGCGACAGGCCCTCGTCGAGGGTATCTGGGACACGACGGCCCTGATGAAGGCCAACCAGAACGCCATCGACGAGACGGTCGACGGGCTGCCGTACGTCGACGGCTAG
- a CDS encoding ATP-binding protein, giving the protein MTFVVGRGRNVSDGPVCRLGTYRARDGSRGADLALDLDRPHAMLVVGKRGYGKSHTLGVVAEDLARTAGVAPVVVDPMGAFDALADGSAGDPVPTTVVSEPAVTADSLDPRSWCSLLGLSPESGAGSLVWRAAATESTLPEMRECIEATDAPGADRRAATNHVELAASWGVFDPDGLGPDDLCDPEATVVDVSGFDAAPMNAVVRGIAESLYDARVDEAVDRLPWLLLDEAHAFFGGVAAPALETVLTRGRTPGVSLVAATQRPGAVPDVAVSQSDVIVSHRLTAGEDLAALERAQPTYVDGSITDGDRMPTEPGEVLVVDDATETVHAATVRARDTPHGGASPRASELSSGRSAE; this is encoded by the coding sequence ATGACCTTCGTCGTCGGCCGAGGGCGGAACGTATCGGACGGGCCCGTGTGCCGCCTGGGGACGTATCGCGCCCGCGACGGGAGCCGCGGGGCCGACCTCGCGCTCGACCTCGATCGGCCGCACGCGATGCTCGTGGTCGGCAAGCGCGGATACGGCAAGTCCCACACGCTGGGCGTCGTCGCAGAGGACCTCGCGAGGACCGCGGGCGTCGCGCCCGTGGTCGTCGATCCGATGGGTGCGTTCGACGCGCTGGCCGACGGGTCGGCGGGTGACCCCGTCCCGACGACGGTCGTCTCGGAGCCCGCGGTCACCGCGGACTCGCTGGACCCGCGGTCGTGGTGTTCGCTGCTCGGGCTGTCGCCCGAGAGCGGCGCGGGGAGCCTGGTCTGGCGGGCGGCGGCGACCGAGTCGACGCTGCCGGAGATGCGCGAGTGCATCGAGGCCACCGACGCTCCGGGCGCCGACAGACGCGCGGCGACGAACCACGTCGAACTCGCGGCGTCGTGGGGCGTGTTCGACCCCGACGGCCTCGGACCGGACGACCTCTGTGACCCCGAGGCCACCGTCGTCGATGTCTCGGGATTCGATGCCGCGCCCATGAACGCAGTCGTCCGCGGCATCGCCGAGTCGCTCTACGACGCGCGGGTCGACGAGGCGGTCGATCGCCTCCCGTGGCTCCTGCTCGACGAGGCGCACGCGTTCTTCGGCGGCGTGGCCGCACCTGCGCTGGAGACCGTCCTGACCCGCGGTCGCACGCCGGGCGTCAGTCTCGTCGCCGCGACCCAGCGCCCCGGCGCGGTCCCCGACGTCGCGGTCTCCCAGTCGGACGTGATCGTCTCGCATCGACTGACCGCGGGCGAGGACCTGGCGGCCCTCGAGCGCGCACAGCCGACGTACGTGGACGGCTCGATCACCGACGGCGACCGGATGCCGACGGAGCCCGGGGAGGTGCTCGTCGTCGACGACGCCACGGAGACCGTCCACGCGGCGACCGTCAGAGCGCGAGACACGCCACACGGCGGGGCAAGCCCGCGGGCGAGCGAACTCTCGTCGGGTCGTTCGGCCGAGTAG
- the ilvC gene encoding ketol-acid reductoisomerase, whose product MTEKFTTEVYYDEDADGSYLDGETVAVLGYGSQGHAHALNLHESGVDVVVGLREDSSSRAEAEDAGLEVATPDDAAAQADVVSILVPDTVQPAVFEAIEPELDEGDTVQFAHGFNIHYNQIEPPEYVDVTMVAPKSPGHLVRRNYERDQGTPGLIAVYQDVTGDAKEQALAYAKGIGCTRAGVIETSFKEEVETDLFGEQAVLCGGVTSLVKHGYETLVDAGYSPEMAYFECLNELKLIVDLMYEGGLGGMWDSVSDTAEYGGLTEGDEILDDHVRENMEETLERVQNGEFAREWIAENQAGRPSYTQLRAAEKDHEIEDVGARLRELFAWEESGSESEDEQERVNADD is encoded by the coding sequence ATGACTGAGAAATTTACGACAGAGGTTTACTACGACGAGGACGCGGACGGATCGTACCTCGACGGCGAGACCGTCGCGGTGCTGGGATACGGCAGCCAGGGCCACGCGCACGCGCTGAACCTCCACGAGAGCGGGGTGGACGTGGTCGTGGGCCTGCGCGAGGACTCCTCCTCGCGCGCTGAGGCCGAGGACGCCGGTCTGGAGGTCGCGACGCCCGACGACGCCGCGGCGCAGGCCGACGTCGTCTCGATCCTGGTGCCGGACACGGTCCAGCCGGCCGTCTTCGAGGCCATCGAGCCCGAACTCGACGAGGGCGACACGGTGCAGTTCGCCCACGGGTTCAACATCCACTACAACCAGATCGAGCCGCCGGAGTACGTCGACGTGACCATGGTCGCGCCGAAGTCCCCCGGCCACCTCGTGCGCCGGAACTACGAGCGCGACCAGGGCACGCCCGGCCTGATCGCCGTCTACCAGGACGTCACCGGCGATGCCAAGGAGCAGGCGCTGGCCTACGCGAAGGGTATCGGCTGCACCCGCGCCGGCGTCATCGAGACGAGCTTCAAGGAGGAGGTCGAGACGGACCTCTTCGGCGAGCAGGCCGTCCTCTGTGGCGGCGTCACCAGCCTCGTCAAGCACGGCTACGAGACGCTGGTCGACGCGGGCTACAGCCCCGAGATGGCCTACTTCGAGTGCCTCAACGAGCTGAAGCTCATCGTCGACCTGATGTACGAGGGCGGGCTCGGCGGCATGTGGGACTCCGTCTCCGACACCGCCGAGTACGGCGGCCTCACGGAGGGCGACGAGATCCTCGACGACCACGTCCGGGAGAACATGGAGGAGACCCTCGAGCGGGTCCAGAACGGCGAGTTCGCCCGCGAGTGGATCGCCGAGAACCAGGCCGGCCGCCCGAGCTACACCCAGCTCCGGGCCGCCGAGAAGGACCACGAGATCGAGGACGTCGGCGCCCGCCTGCGCGAGCTGTTCGCGTGGGAGGAGTCCGGCTCCGAATCCGAGGACGAACAGGAACGCGTGAACGCGGATGACTGA